A region of the Amycolatopsis sp. cg13 genome:
ACGGCCGAGCGGCCGGTCCAAGGCGATCAGCAGTCCGCCGAGCAGCACCATCGCGACGCCGATCATGAGCACGATGCCTAGCGGGCTCGTGGCGTACAGCGATCCGTCCGGCGGCATCGCCAGCAGCACCTGCCACGGCATCCCGGGCGGCGGGGTCGTCGCGATCGCCTCGGCTCCGCCCAGCGGATAGGTGGCGATCCACGAAGCAAGGATCGACGCGGCGGCGAGCACGAAACCGGTGCACAGCAACCGAATCCGGACCTGGTGCGCGCGAAGGTCGAGGCGGCCGATCGCCATTCCCGCCAACGCCAAAGGCAGGCCGTACGCGATCTGGAAACCGCCGCCGAACAGCACCATTCCCTTGAAGAACTCGCCCCATTGTTCGGGATGCCCGAAGATCGCGAGCCCGCTCGCCGTTTCGGACCCGGACATCATCCAGTCGGAATGCGCGTTGAACACCCAGAACGCGTATAGCGTCATCGCGGGCACGGCGATTCCGGAGAGAATGAACAACGTCCGTGCGCGCAGCCGGGTCAGCGGCAGCAGAAGGAGCAGGAGCACCGCGTAGTACTCGATCACCGACATGCCGTACTCGTCGATCGCCAGGCTGAGCAGGAACAACACCACCGCCCGGACCGCGAGCCTGCCGCGGGCGCGCCACTTCTCGTTCCCCTCGTACGGGGTCGAGCCGCCGGTCATCAGCGCCGCGGACAGCCCGAAGAGCAGCACGAACAGGCTCATCGCCCGAGACGACGTCTGCACGTTCAGCCACGTCAAGATCCCCGGGGCCTGGTCGGGCGGGCCGCCGTGCAACCAGCCGCTGGCGAAGAAATGCTCGATGAACACCCCGACGATCGCCAGCGCGCGGACCGCGTCCACGCCCAGCAAGCGTCCCTTCGGCACCCGGGTTTCCGCCGGGTCCCGCACCGTTTCCGTCCTCATCGGACTCCTCCCTGGTCGATTCCCCGCCAAGGTAGGAACGGCGGATTACCGGCCGCCGGGAATCGCGTTGCGGCGGCCCGGAGGAAACCCATCGGTTTTGTAACAGCGCTCCCCGAGCAGCGCGCGGACGGCAAAATGGCTACTGTGCGAAGCATGCGGAGGACAGCGGTCGCGGCGTTTGCGGTGCTGTCGCTCACTGCTTGCTCCGATGTGGACGGTGTGCGCGTCGCCGGGCCAGCTCCATCGGCGGCGGCAGCCCCGGCCCCGGCGAACAACCCGCGCGGCCCGACTGTGGACGCGGTCGCTCTGCTGCGCGCGGATCCGACGGTCAGCGCCAGGACGAAGGCGGCGTTGCGACCGTGTCCGTACGGTCCGAGCGCCGGGTCGTATCCCGTCAGCACCGCCTATCACGAGCTGACCGGCGAGGTCGACGTCGTGGTCAACGTCTATCCGTGCGGCGCGGTCGGCGCCCCGGGCACCGGCAGCAGCGGCGCGACCGGCGTGCCGGTCAGCGCGTATCTCGGCGGCTACGTCTACACCATCGGCGGGAAACAGCTGTTCAGGCTGGAGAACGCCGGGGCCATGCTGACCGTGCTCGACGGGCAGCTGGCCACGATGTCGGCGACCGGCCCGAACAACGGGGTGGCCCGCTACCGCTGGACCGGCACCGGTTTCTCGCCGGAGTGAGAGGGGACATGACGCAGGTACTTCTCGTCGAGGACGACGACGTGATCCGGGAAGCGACGCAGCTCGCCCTCGAACGCGCCGGATTCCGGGTCGCGACGGCCGCGGACGGGCTCGCCGGGCTCGACCAGTTCCGCGCGCAGCCGCCGGACGTGGCGTTGCTCGACGTGATGCTCCCCGGGCTCAACGGCGTCAGCCTGTGCCGACGGATCCGCGAGGAAAGCCGGACGCCGGTGCTGATGGTCTCCGCGCGCGACGATTCGGTCGACGTCGTGCTCGGCCTCGAAGCCGGTGCCGACGACTACGTCACCAAACCGTTCGACACCGCCGTGCTGATCGCGCGGATCCAAGCGGTGCTGAGGCGAAGCGGCTGGTCCGGGCCCGAGGAGGACGCGTTCGTCCGCTTCGGCGATCTCGAAATCGACCGCGCCGGGCTGGACGTGCGCCGGGCCGGTCAGCCGGTGGACCTGACCCCCACCGAACTGCGGCTGCTGCTGCGTTTCGCCGAGTCGCCCGGCATCGTGCTCAGCCGGGACACGCTGCTGGCCAGCGTCTGGGATTACGCGTGGGGCGGCGATACGCGAGTGGTCGACGTCCACGTGCAACGGCTGCGCGTGAAGATCGGCCAGGAACGGCTGCAGACCGTGCGGGGCTTCGGATACAAGCTCCGCGCCGAGCCGTGAAACTCTTCCCGGCCACGCTCCGGTGGCGGCTTACCGCGGCGGTGACTCTAGTGTCGGCCGCCGTCGCGTTGACGCTGAGTTTGCTGGTGCACCAGCAATTCGCGCGCACGCAAGCCGAGCAGGCGCGTCATGCGCAGGACGAATGGATCCAGCTGCTTCTGCGCAACCCCGGTGTCGACGGCCAATTCGACGATCCGACACTGCCCGCTCCCCTGCGCGACGCCGTCCGCGGGGGCAACCGAGCGACCTATTTGGACGGACCGGTTCTCTGGGCAGCGGCCGAAACCGGCGGGCACGTGGTCTCGGTGCGGACCAGTTATGCGTCGCAAAAACAGGCACTGGCCACTTTGGACCGGGAATTGCTGGCGGGTTCCGCTGTCGTGACCGTCGCCGGGGCACTGCTGGGCGTCGTGCTCGGCGCCGGGATGGCACGTCGACTCCGGCGGGCCGCCGATGCCGCCCGGGACGTCGCGAACGGCGCTCCGGCCAGGGTGCGCGACGCGATCGGCCCACGTCCGCGCGACGAAGCGGCCGATCTTGCGCAGGCAGTCGACGCGATGGCGGACGCGTTGCAAATGCGGTTGGCTGCGGAACAACGGGTCACCGCGGACATCGCCCACGAACTGCGGACCCCAGTGACCGGCCTGGTGACCGCTGCCGAATTGCTGCCGCCCGGACGCCCGGCCGAACTGGTCCGCGACCGGGTGGCCGCGCTGCGGTCGCTGGTGGAGGACGTACTGGAGGTGGCCCGCTTGGACACCGCCGCCGAACGAGCGGACCTGGCGGAAATCGACCTGGCGGAGTTCGTACGGCGCCGGGTGCCGGACGCGGTCGCTCCTCACGCGGTCCAGGTACGGACGGATCCCCGGCGGCTCGAGCGAATCCTGGCGAATCTGCTGTCGAACGCGGCCAAGCACGGGTCCGCGCCGGTGACGGTGCAGGTCCATGGCCGGTGCGTTGTGGTCAG
Encoded here:
- a CDS encoding DUF418 domain-containing protein, translated to MRTETVRDPAETRVPKGRLLGVDAVRALAIVGVFIEHFFASGWLHGGPPDQAPGILTWLNVQTSSRAMSLFVLLFGLSAALMTGGSTPYEGNEKWRARGRLAVRAVVLFLLSLAIDEYGMSVIEYYAVLLLLLLPLTRLRARTLFILSGIAVPAMTLYAFWVFNAHSDWMMSGSETASGLAIFGHPEQWGEFFKGMVLFGGGFQIAYGLPLALAGMAIGRLDLRAHQVRIRLLCTGFVLAAASILASWIATYPLGGAEAIATTPPPGMPWQVLLAMPPDGSLYATSPLGIVLMIGVAMVLLGGLLIALDRPLGRRALWPLAAAGGMAFTWYAAHFAVLKLASKPYSFVFLAMVVAVMLAASVAWRHWRRRGPLEWLVHRATLLVP
- a CDS encoding sensor histidine kinase, yielding MSAAVALTLSLLVHQQFARTQAEQARHAQDEWIQLLLRNPGVDGQFDDPTLPAPLRDAVRGGNRATYLDGPVLWAAAETGGHVVSVRTSYASQKQALATLDRELLAGSAVVTVAGALLGVVLGAGMARRLRRAADAARDVANGAPARVRDAIGPRPRDEAADLAQAVDAMADALQMRLAAEQRVTADIAHELRTPVTGLVTAAELLPPGRPAELVRDRVAALRSLVEDVLEVARLDTAAERADLAEIDLAEFVRRRVPDAVAPHAVQVRTDPRRLERILANLLSNAAKHGSAPVTVQVHGRCVVVSDRGPGYPDVLLREGPARFRTGTDARSGGHGLGLTIAVAQARVLGAELEFGNLPDGGAQAVLRLPELAVREGPLEGI
- the cseB gene encoding two-component system response regulator CseB, with translation MTQVLLVEDDDVIREATQLALERAGFRVATAADGLAGLDQFRAQPPDVALLDVMLPGLNGVSLCRRIREESRTPVLMVSARDDSVDVVLGLEAGADDYVTKPFDTAVLIARIQAVLRRSGWSGPEEDAFVRFGDLEIDRAGLDVRRAGQPVDLTPTELRLLLRFAESPGIVLSRDTLLASVWDYAWGGDTRVVDVHVQRLRVKIGQERLQTVRGFGYKLRAEP